In the Peromyscus maniculatus bairdii isolate BWxNUB_F1_BW_parent chromosome 20, HU_Pman_BW_mat_3.1, whole genome shotgun sequence genome, one interval contains:
- the LOC102924357 gene encoding DDB1- and CUL4-associated factor 1-like isoform X3: MTTVVVHVDSKAELTALLEQWEEGHGSGQDMVPILTRMSELIEKETEEYHKGDPDPLDDRHPGRADPECMLGHLLRVFSKNDHFMNALVNGYVMTSRELSLNTAACRLLLDLLPGLETAVVFQEEEGIVENLFKWAQEADQPLRTYSTALLGGAMENQEIAANYRDENSQLVAIVLHRLRELQVQEVALRQESKCPIPQKLSSEPRLPLDEEAVNMDYGDMAVDIVNREHGDRENVRRGQQKLDFSPSEPDGVFAELSNSSWSEMSPWVIGTNYTLYPMTPTIEQRLLLQYVTPVGEYQELLPIFMQLGCRELLMFYMDLKQTNDVLLTFEALKHLASLLIHNKFAIDFVVHGGVQKLLEIPRPSMAATGVSICLYYLSSNQDAMERVCLHPYSVLSAVVNYALWLMECSHASGCCHATMFFSVCFSFRAVLELFDYYDGLRRLVNLISTLEILNLEDQGAHVSDDKILATCQRGKYTCMALRKYFEAHLAIKLEQVKQSLQRTEGGILVHPQPPYKACSYTREQIVEMMEFLIEYGPAQFYWEPAEIFLKLSCVQLLVQLISISCKWKTYHGRNDTVRFALDVLAILTVVPKIQLQLAESVKVLDEHGSTESTVGINIILGVAEGEYFIHDAEIQKSALQVIINCVCGPDNRISSIGKFTSGTPQRKLFQNPKSSKHILAKMWNVVQSNNGIKVLLSLLSIKMPITDADHIRALACKALVGLSRSSTVGQIISKLPLFSSCQIQQLMKEPVLQDKLSNHVNFCNYAAELIERVSGKPLLVGTDMSLAQLQKAGVVAQSRISFPEKELLLLIRNHLISKGLGETATVLTREADLPMTAASRSSAFTPVTAAAFPLSLPWTPRIGNGIAGQLGNHTAVGASAPSACLAEPLPFVAQDSLALPGPSYADNSSLIGRTSFIRERPSLCNGRKVQVLQHKSDHGANSQSPAEKTHFDRHLPSPPTLDSIITEHLREQHARCKNPIATCPPFSLFTPHQCPEPKQRRQAPINFTSRLNSRALFPKYGGVDGGCFDRHLVFSRFRPISVFQEAHEYESGFTCCAFSAQERFLMLGTYTGQLKLYNVFSGQEEASYNCHNSAITHLEPSRDGSLLLTSGTWSHPLSALWGMRSVFDMKHSFTEDHYAEFSKYSQDQIIGTEEDIAHIYDIETGTKLLTLFNPDLANNYKRNCATFNPTDDLVLNDGVLWDVHSAQAIHKFDKFNRNISGVFHPNGLEVIINTEIWDLRTFHLLHTVPALDQCHVVFNHTGTVMYGAMLQADDEDDFLEERMRSPFGSSFRTFNATDYKPIATIDVKRNIFDLCTDTKDCYLAVIENQGSMDVPNMDTVCRLYEVGRQRLSEEEDEEEDSETAQTTLIWKMTSSIL, from the exons ATTTCATGAATGCACTGGTGAACGGGTATGTGATGACAAGTAGAGAGCTCTCTTTAAATACTGCAGCTTGCAGACTGCTCCTGGACCTCTTGCCAGGTCTAGAAACTGCAGTTGTCTTTCAAGAAGAGGAAGGGATTGTAGAAAATCTTTTCAAATGGGCCCAAGAGGCTGATCAGCCACTGAGGACATATTCTacagcactgttaggaggtgctATGGAAAATCAAGAGATTGCTGCAAACTATAGAGATGAAAATTCACAGCTGGTGGCAATAGTGCTTCACAGACTGAGAGAGCTACAAGTTCAGGAAGTGGCTTTGCGGCAGGAGAGTAAGTGTCCTATTCCACAGAAGCTTTCATCAGAGCCACGTTTGCCTCTGGATGAGGAAGCTGTGAATATGGACTATGGTGACATGGCAGTAGATATTGTGAATAGAGAGCATGGTGACAGAGAGAATGTTAGGAGAGGCCAGCAGAAGTTGGATTTCTCACCTTCTGAGCCAGATGGTGTGTTTGCTGAGCTGTCTAATAGCAGCTGGTCAGAAATGTCCCCCTGGGTGATTGGCACCAATTATACCCTCTATCCAATGACTCCCACTATTGAACAGAGACTTCTTCTCCAGTACGTGACCCCTGTAGGAGAGTATCAGGAGTTACTTCCCATATTCATGCAACTTGGATGCCGAGAATTGTTGATGTTTTATATGGATCTGAAACAGACTAATGATGTCCTGCTTACTTTTGAGGCACTCAAGCACCTAGCATCTCTCCTGATCCATAACAAATTTGCCATAGACTTTGTTGTACATGGTGGAGTACAGAAATTACTGGAAATTCCTCGGCCTTCTATGGCTGCAACTGGTGTATCTATATGCTTGTATTACCTGTCCTCCAACCAGGATGCTATGGAAAGAGTTTGCTTGCATCCCTATAGTGTTCTATCTGCTGTGGTGAACTATGCCCTATGGTTAATGGAATGTTCTCATGCTTCAGGATGCTGCCATGCTACAAtgtttttctcagtttgcttCTCATTCcgggctgtcttggaactctttgACTATTATGATGGTCTGCGTCGTCTAGTGAACTTGATCAGTACTCTGGAGATTTTAAATTTGGAAGACCAGGGTGCACATGTGAGTGATGATAAAATCCTTGCTACCTGCCAAAGGGGCAAATATACCTGCATGGCTCTGCGAAAGTATTTTGAGGCTCACTTGGCCATTAAACTGGAGCAAGTCAAGCAGTCACTTCAGAGGACTGAGGGTGGTATTCTTGTGCACCCTCAACCTCCATACAAGGCATGCTCATACACTCGTGAGCAGATTGTGGAAATGATGGAGTTTTTGATAGAATATGGCCCAGCTCAGTTTTATTGGGAACCTGCTGAAATCTTCCTCAAGCTTTCTTGTGTGCAGCTCTTGGTGCAGCTTATTTCCATCTCCTGCAAGTGGAAGACCTATCATGGAAGGAATGACACTGTGCGCTTTGCTTTGGACGTCCTGGCTATCCTCACTGTGGTGCCAAAAATCCAGCTCCAATTGGCAGAGTCGGTGAAGGTCTTGGATGAACATGGCTCTACTGAATCCACTGTAGGTATCAACATCATTTTGGGAGTGGCTGAAGGTGAATACTTTATTCATGATGCTGAAATCCAGAAGTCAGCCCTTCAAGTAATCATCAATTGTGTGTGTGGCCCAGATAACCGAATATCCAGTATTGGTAAATTTACTTCTGGAACTCCTCAGAGAAAGCTATTTCAGAACCCCAAGAGCAGTAAGCATATCTTGGCCAAGATGTGGAATGTGGTCCAGTCCAACAATGGCATCAAGGTGCTTCTGTCCCTATTGTCCATCAAGATGCCCATCACAGATGCAGACCACATCAGGGCCCTGGCCTGCAAGGCCCTAGTGGGCTTGTCTCGAAGTAGCACTGTTGGACAGATCATCAGCAAATTGCCCCTTTTTAGTAGCTGCCAGATTCAACAGCTGATGAAGGAGCCAGTGCTGCAGGACAAGCTTAGCAACCATGTCAATTTCTGCAACTATGCAGCTGAGCTCATTGAGAGAGTATCAGGAAAACCTCTTCTGGTTGGCACTGATATGTCCCTGGCCCAACTACAGAAAGCAGGTGTTGTTGCCCAGTCAAGGATCTCCTTCCCTGAGAAAGAACTGCTCCTGTTGATAAGAAACCATCTCATTTCTAAAGGACTTGGAGAGACAGCCACTGTGCTGACCAGAGAGGCTGACCTGCCCATGACTGCAGCCTCACGTTCTTCTGCCTTCACccctgtgactgctgctgcttttccactctctcttccctGGACTCCTCGAATTGGCAATGGCATTGCTGGCCAACTGGGCAACCATACAGCTGTGGGTGCTTCTGCCCCTTCTGCCTGCCTTGCTGAACCTCTGCCATTCGTAGCTCAGGATTCATTGGCTTTGCCTGGCCCATCATATGCAGACAACTCCTCTTTAATTGGCAGGACCAGTTTTATCAGAGAGAGGCCATCACTGTGCAATGGCAGGAAAGTTCAAGTGTTGCAGCATAAGTCAGACCATGGTGCTAATAGCCAGAGCCCTGCTGAAAAAACACACTTCGATAGACATCTTCCTTCCCCACCAACACTGGACAGTATCATCACAGAGCATCTTAGGGAGCAACATGCTCGCTGCAAGAATCCCATTGCCACGTGTccacctttttctctctttactcCTCACCAGTGTCCTGAGCCAAAACAGAGGCGGCAAGCACCAATCAACTTTACCTCAAGGCTAAACAGCAGGGCATTGTTTCCAAAATatggaggagtggatggcggATGCTTTGATAGGCACCTCGTCTTTAGCAGATTTCGTCCTATTTCAGTGTTCCAGGAAGCTCATGAATATGAGAGTGGCTTTACGTGTTGTGCATTCTCAGCTCAGGAGAGGTTCCTGATGCTTGGTACTTATACAGGGCAGCTGAAACTCTACAATGTATTTAGTGGACAGGAAGAGGCCAGCTACAACTGTCACAACTCAGCCATCACACACCTTGAACCTTCCAGGGATGGGTCCTTACTTCTGACATCTGGCACTTGGAGCCATCCTTTGTCTGCACTTTGGGGGATGAGGTCAGTATTTGATATGAAGCATTCCTTCACAGAAGATCATTATGCTGAGTTCAGTAAGTACTCTCAGGATCAGATCATAGGCACAGAAGAAGACATTGCCCATATTTATGATATTGAGACTGGCACCAAGCTGTTGACTCTGTTTAACCCAGATCTTGCCAACAACTACAAGAGGAACTgtgccacctttaatcctacaGATGACCTTGTCTTAAATGATGGGGTGCTCTGGGATGTCCACTCTGCCCAGGCCATCCACAAGTTTGACAAGTTCAACAGGAATATCAGTGGTGTTTTCCATCCCAATGGGCTGGAGGTCATCATCAACACAGAGATTTGGGACCTGCGAACTTTCCATCTTTTACACACAGTTCCTGCTCTGGATCAATGTCATGTGGTGTTTAACCACACTGGGACAGTGATGTATGGAGCAATGTTGCAGGCAGATGATGAAGATGACTTCTTGGAAGAGAGGATGAGGAGCCCCTTTGGGTCATCCTTCCGAACATTTAATGCAACTGATTACAAACCTATAGCTACTATTGATGTGAAACGGAACATCTTTGACCTGTGTACAGACACCAAAGATTGCTATCTTGCTGTCATTGAGAATCAAGGCAGTATGGATGTCCCTAACATGGACACAGTATGCAGGCTTTATGAGGTGGGCAGGCAGCGATTgtcagaggaagaagatgaagaggaggactCTGA GACAGCTCAGACAACTCTGATTTGGAAGATGACATCATCTATTCTCTGA